The Bombus terrestris chromosome 6, iyBomTerr1.2, whole genome shotgun sequence DNA window CACATGTGATAAAAGGGTTTAGTTACTTCTTAACCCTTTGAGATCCAACAAAATCCTTCTTTAAGTCGATGCAATATCTGCTGTCTAAAGAGTTTTGGAATCTCACAAGTTCGAGAGAACGcaacgttttttcttctttctaaataTGGCCTCATAAATATTCTAAACAACAATGCCTAATAGAAAGGCCTGTACTTAGCAAACACACTTGGATCTTAATGGGTTAAATTTGTTTTACTCTATTTAATCACGGTTCAGTTTTACCTCGAGTCCTTCATAATCGTTCAAATACCAAGATAATGTCAATCACCTAGATATAATAGGTCGTCCTTTTTTCACCTCTGAACCTTAAACAATGAAAAACAGATACAGTACAGGGTAGAAAGgttttagaattaaaatagtttgGAAACAGAGATTCCGAAGCAACTTCCCTAAGCCAACATTTGCATGGTGCTATTTTTTTACGAATCGTAAGAAGGAATTATGAGTTTGGCACCTTATTCCCTTCTTCGTCATTGAGAATTCGCGTTTTCTTCTATTCGATCATCAAGTGCAAGCAACCGAGGGAGCGGTACCCTGTTTCACCTCGACGATTCGAATCGCCGCACACACGTGTGCAATTTCCCGTAGGAACAGCCCTATCGCTTCTGCGATAGGCTCGCAAAGATCCTTGAAAGACGTTGCAATATTGTATAACAGTATCAATACAGGCTGTATCAGGGCATTGAACACAATCGACAATAGGGGTTTTATAAAATAGTCCGCCAACAATTGCAAGATGCCCACGGTCAGTGGTCGGATTATACTGTAAAGTATAAATCGAACCAATTGTAGAATAAACGCTGTGATGAAAGCAGTGCCGATATGAATAGTCCCAAATATCTCGGCCCAAAAGCGAGTCGCTGCTTGGTCGGTTTTCTCGGCGCATTTCTCGGTCGCTAATATCGGCGGTGAATCCGTCGTTTGATAATATCTGTGAAGATTGTGAAGGATCTTACGTTTTAACGAACGTGTACGACTGTAAAATAACTAACGTGATGGTCAAAgtcgtttttttttaatttcttaacgatgatatatatatataaacttcgttttttgtatttattacttttttttatatatgtttttaacAATAACGTTTTGGCTAGAATTTAAGAATCGAAAAATCTTAAGTTTAATGATCATTTGGAAACTAAATGCTTGTATTTTTCTGGTTTTTGTTGTTAGACGATATGAAATCGAACGATTATGTAAGAGCAATTGCCtgcataataaaaattataaatgataaaaagaaatctattgAAATATATGGTTGTACCTACGCAGAGTTCCCATGATCGAAGTAATAGATGTCAATTTTCTCAGTTACTtccacttttttcttttccgtCTTTGGTGCTGTATTGACCGATTCTGGCGCatcgtgtttctttttatttggtaTCCCTTCTGATATTTCACAGCACATGAAGGGCTAAATGAAGTGCGTTGTTATCCGCATTAAGTATACCAAttgtttatatactttttatatttaatgttcGTACTtaagaataaaaggaaaaataaaagaatgttaTTCTATTGATGTGTATATTGTGATCTACCTCCGCATAATGGGGACATTTCTTTGGTGTTAATTTCACTTTGTATGATTTGTCTTTACTTTCTAAATATTCCTTCCTTGGCCACTTCCACTTAAAGGGACACCAAAATAGTCGTGATTTATCTGAAAAAGTCATATTTCAAGTGAAATGGAAAtagatcaaaaaaaaaaaaaaaagaatcagcAAACGCaatgtatttaaattaataaagaatatataagatttgcaaatataaaacaaaaatcaaagAAGTCACCTTGTTAGTGATaggataaataatttaagaggCTGATGTGATTACCATCTCTGTACTTCAAAGGTAAAGTATAAGTTCTGCtagaaagtaaaaaatgtggttaattaataattgtcgtAATAGAatggaaatacttgtattacaTCTTGTGACCGTGACATAAACATGGATTTGAAGACGGCTCCACCGAACTCTTCTCTTTCGGTGAATCTTTCTTGTACGGTTCTAGAGATGCTCCGTGGTGTACAGCTGAATGTATCTCTCGACATTTACAGTCTTTAACTTAATAAGTGCGATATTTATACCTGAATTCTAGCTGTTTAAATGATTAAATTCCTGGTCTACCTACAGTTAAGTTGTTGAAAAGGATCGTCCTCTCTATTCACAGGCTCACAAAGAGGTTCCTTAACATTGGCATTAACCGAATAAGTTGATTCTGTCTGCAGAGATGTTATGTTAGAAGATTCTGTTGCGTCCGTACATGAGCAATCTTCTCCAGAAACCATGATAAACACATTTcttgaaaagaaatttaataaaacttgaAATTAACGTAACAcgaattaaaacgaaattaaacTGTCAAGTGACAGCAActagaatatttaattacattcatATGTTTGTAATGCCATAATTATTTGTAATCCTTTCACTATTGGCAATATTCAATGCTCGAGAATTTGATAAAGTCGAattctttaaaagaaaaaattcacAGAAATATATTTCGCTAATCGAATCAAAATGTAAAtagtaaaacaataataaatcaataaattaatcatttatatatatatttttttttatttgttatacaacgtgtagtaactataattgaattttccaattaattacCAAGAATGTTTACATCATCGATAccttgatttttttaattttatttgttcttaaAACGCCGTTAGaagtaaaagattattatttacattgatTGAATCAGAAATAGAGTGTTATAATTAGCCTAATATGATTCGATACAACAGCTGTAAACTGATCTATGTTTGCGAGGAGTTCCATAATTTTTCAAAGTCGTAACAAGTCAGACAAAAAGTTTTTACAACTATATTTAGTCGTTTTTCACGAAAAACTTAACTAGAATCTAAACTAGATTAACTAGAATCTAAACGTTCAAATGTTCacatatttctaaatatctGCTGTTTTCAAATCTTAATCTGTATATTTAATTCATTGATTTAACTTCCTTGCACATTTTCGAAGCAAACAATTCTTgcaatttacaaattaaatgtttaaaaatgttaattattataaaaactttCCTTTCTTGTATTTATCTATTTCTTATTTGTATGTTTCTCAAAATGTTATAATACAATTTCTCAATGTTTGTATTCGTTGATATTGCATCATTAACTCCACAATCCTTCTTTTGTTTCCGACTCACTCACTTTGAAAAACGAGAGAAATTGCTTGCTTTACATAAATCGACTGTGTCTTGTCGCTCATAGGAAGTAAACATAATCTACATACCAGTTTACCTTAATATCAATTGGACTAGATTGGAAATATGAAGAAATACTAAACGTATACCATACATTCAAAAAAAATATATGCTTGACTTAATTAACACATTCATTCTATAAGTAATTAATAGTTTGTTATCAAGTAATTACATCTAACTaacatttgtatttataatatttatacgcgTCGTGTTTCTTGTAATAATTCTGACATAGAGTATTCATTCTTTAATATCATCGCACGATCgactctatatattatataatattacatatgtatgtcTCAATGTTCTGTACAAACACCTCGTAACATTCTGTACAAGCAATCAAAATTGAAaacttatttttaacaaatgagAATCGGATAAATGTaccaaatattaatttcgtccTGTATATGCGTATTCTTATATCAAAGACTTTCGAAGAAAATTGTCAATTTATCAAACTAAAACTAAGTTCAGTTATatacataatgaaattaaatgacTTGCatataaactgttactataaCGTAAACTCGAAGAATCTAATAATACAGTTGATGAAATGATCTAATCGTTATCTTCGGTTGTTATgcagataaaattaataaactatGACACGACAGTTGTCCATGCTCAATTATTTGGAACATATTGAAGATTACTTAACGAATAAAAACTTAAATTTAAAGTATCCTTAAACCACTTTTGATCGATCCACAGAGTgtcttttttataaattcataaaaggTAATATACATAATTGGATATTTAGGCACCTATTGGGAATGCAATGTAAAAAACACATGCACTCTCTTTAGCTTGAGTATTTAATACTTATACTTAATAACTGGTTAAACGGGATCATTGATGAAAATATTCGTAACATGggcttttattttaaattatatcttaattgaattaaattgaGTCCTATCCTGTTAAGGATGCAATCAATTGTAGAATGCCTGCTTTCCTTCTTTAATTGTACGCGCAACACAACTTTCATAGTATTAGTATTTGATAATTACGACTAAGACTGttagaaaatgaaattgacATAGCACTTGCAACCTTAACAGTGCACTCCAATTGTTTACGCATATCAATGATGCTGACAAATGAATTAAAAGCATGAGCATACATTTTTAATCACACGCTAACgttaaagatgaaaaagaaactcATAGTTATACACCGAAGTACGTTTCTGGAATGTAAAGTAACATCTcacaattattttctattagtaACTGTCGTCACACGTTGTAATTGTACAAAAATGTATCAGGCTcctctcttattttatatttggtattTCTAcgcataataatataattttttgaaattgaTGACATTATCAAAGTATGACATCTATTAAAACAGACATTATAAACAATTGTTATAGACTATCCTATATTGCTATCGTTTAAAATGGTTTTTACATAATGTAGTAATAGATTAGATACAACAGACAACATTAATCAAATCTTACAAAGAGCATAAataaatacttatatatatatatatatacgagtgTAAATACGTATAGTATACGCATGTCTTTTGAAGAGTATAAGCATGGCACTTAAGTCAGGTAAACTTATTCATAAGTACGAAAAAACGGATTAAATTGCCAACAATAATATGCAATGTAATTTTACTTACAATAATGTTGCACaacgtttgatttattttttggATTTAAATTGAtccattaattaataaatataaatatgccATACTTTTCGTTAGTAATAccttttaataacttttttacatattctgaattttattcaaatttaatatgaatACTCATGTTTCTATCATGAACAATAAAAACTACAAAGtacaaataattgtaataaataacgTCGATTATATAATGATCTTATACAACTGACTGTCATGGCTTTTTTTGTATAAAGATATTACTGTTTTCCAACATGATCAGAATTGTacttatacaaataaattatttatggaTTAAATCTGATACTCGTTggaatttataacatttaaagtaaacttaaaaacttgtgattgaaaaaaagagaatattaACGTATTCATGTTTTGTGACATTACAATTCCATGAAAAGTATAGATATTTACAATGCGATGTAAACTACACTTTAATCAATTATGTTAGCATTTCGTTTATCGAAAGTAAGAAGTAAACTGTAGAGATAATATACGAAGACAAAAAGGAATCTTGGTTCATAATTTGTTGTAAAAATAGAGTCAAAGTACTTGTGCAACGTGTTCTTCTGTTTCATATTTGAAACGAAGAGTACACAAATGTGGGATATGCATACTTACGTCGTAGAACAGTCTTTTATGGTAGACGAatgttaaaatttgtatttcattaaATGTAAGAAATTACTTATATTATGCAATTTAAATCTGTATATGCAAAATCACTACCTTCCTTAAAAGTCACTTCCAATTTTGTAGTAACTCTTTGGTAATTCAGAAGTATGCTCCAGGCGCAAATGATATGACACACTATGTTAGCTTCTGATGGCAAAATTACATTATCTTCCATGACAGTTCTGCGacctttaagaaaaattttaaatatattggaAGTTGTCTTTCGTAGCAAGTAGAGGCAACTTTTCGATGCTCTGTTTATGATCGAAACTATGTAACCAGTCTGAGCTGGGCTTTGCCTTTACTCCACAGAAGcttaaattacaaaaatcaGCCGCATTCTGAAGAGCGCCACGATGGAAAGGATTCCCTTGTTTGAAATGTGCATAACGTCCCGCATTCATACGTTCGTTAGTTGTCATTCCAAGAACCATAAtctagtaaataaaaaatatatattatggtGAGAAAATAAATTGTCGTAACTTGATTGATTATATAGAcataaagaa harbors:
- the LOC100644402 gene encoding uncharacterized protein LOC100644402, with product MCCEISEGIPNKKKHDAPESVNTAPKTEKKKVEVTEKIDIYYFDHGNSAYYQTTDSPPILATEKCAEKTDQAATRFWAEIFGTIHIGTAFITAFILQLVRFILYSIIRPLTVGILQLLADYFIKPLLSIVFNALIQPVLILLYNIATSFKDLCEPIAEAIGLFLREIAHVCAAIRIVEVKQGTAPSVACT